The following are encoded together in the Actinoplanes sp. N902-109 genome:
- a CDS encoding AraC family transcriptional regulator: MSALLELQSLMNRHAGQELLPAIGITTSAVETAPMPAVSDPVFALVAQGRKRTILGDTEFHYGAGEYLVVSAELPVVAHVTAAPYAVVGLRLRPALIADLLLETTPPASPPTGPAVAVSRAPDNLLDAVVRLVRLLDEPAAIPVLAPAYEKEIVWRLITGEQGAMVRQIGLADSSLAQISRAIRWIRRNYADLFRVEDAARIAGMSVTSFHRHFRAVTTLTPIQYKKQIRLQEARARLIADPHDVAAVGYAVGYESPSQFSREYRRMFGLPPSADAARLHRDPAAQLPMIA, encoded by the coding sequence ATGAGCGCGCTCCTTGAGCTGCAGAGCCTGATGAACCGGCATGCCGGTCAGGAATTGCTGCCGGCCATCGGGATCACCACGTCGGCAGTGGAGACCGCACCCATGCCGGCCGTCTCCGACCCGGTGTTCGCGCTGGTGGCGCAGGGTCGCAAGCGCACGATCCTGGGCGACACCGAGTTCCATTACGGCGCGGGCGAATACCTCGTCGTCTCGGCCGAGCTGCCGGTGGTCGCGCACGTCACGGCCGCCCCGTACGCGGTCGTCGGCCTGCGGCTGCGCCCGGCGCTCATCGCTGACCTGCTGCTGGAGACCACCCCACCGGCGAGCCCGCCGACCGGTCCGGCCGTCGCGGTCAGCCGGGCGCCGGACAACCTGCTCGATGCTGTCGTACGACTGGTGCGCCTGCTCGACGAGCCCGCCGCCATCCCGGTGCTCGCGCCCGCGTACGAAAAGGAAATCGTCTGGCGTCTCATCACCGGCGAACAGGGGGCCATGGTCCGCCAGATCGGCCTGGCCGACAGCAGCCTCGCGCAGATCAGCCGTGCCATCCGCTGGATCCGCCGCAATTACGCCGACTTGTTCCGGGTGGAGGACGCCGCCCGCATCGCCGGCATGAGCGTCACGTCATTCCACCGCCATTTCCGCGCGGTCACCACCCTGACGCCGATCCAATACAAGAAGCAGATCCGCCTCCAGGAGGCCCGGGCCCGGCTGATCGCCGACCCGCACGACGTCGCAGCGGTCGGTTACGCCGTGGGCTACGAAAGCCCCTCCCAGTTCAGCCGCGAGTACCGCCGCATGTTCGGCCTGCCGCCCAGCGCCGACGCCGCCCGCCTGCACCGCGACCCGGCCGCCCAACTGCCGATGATCGCATGA
- a CDS encoding aldo/keto reductase codes for MPLDNYVSLGRSALRVSPFTLGAMTFGEDSGWGCSPEEAGAMMDEYLARGGNVIDTANIYTNGHSEKIIGDYLAARPGLRDRLIISTKFVCNLFPGDPNGGGAGRKAIVKQAEESLRRLQTDYLDLYWVHQWDRTAPIDETMRALDDLVTAGKIRYIGLSDLPAWKVTEAQLIADFRGWNPAIALQAEYSLLARTVENEHVAMARHLGLGIMPWSPLRNGFLSGKFSRTRKGPVDATRTAMTGEPADSDYDVIDVLETVAAEVGVSPAAAALSWVQNRPGVTSTLIGARRLAQLKDNLDAIDVRLTADQTAALDKVSAPPLSFPAAYETLARDLMFGGATVDGVASEMSPLLGSGSVRY; via the coding sequence ATGCCACTCGACAATTACGTGTCCCTGGGCCGCTCCGCACTGCGGGTCAGCCCGTTCACCCTCGGCGCCATGACATTCGGCGAGGACAGCGGCTGGGGCTGCTCGCCCGAGGAAGCCGGCGCGATGATGGACGAGTATCTCGCCCGCGGCGGCAACGTCATCGACACCGCGAACATCTACACCAACGGCCATTCCGAGAAAATCATCGGTGACTATCTTGCCGCGCGCCCCGGGCTGCGCGACCGGCTGATCATCAGCACCAAGTTCGTCTGCAACCTCTTCCCGGGCGACCCGAACGGTGGCGGCGCCGGACGCAAGGCCATCGTCAAGCAGGCCGAGGAATCGTTGCGCCGCCTGCAAACGGACTACCTCGACCTTTATTGGGTGCACCAATGGGACCGGACGGCGCCGATCGACGAAACCATGCGGGCACTGGACGACCTCGTCACCGCCGGGAAGATCCGCTATATCGGCCTGTCCGACCTGCCGGCCTGGAAAGTCACCGAGGCGCAGCTGATCGCCGACTTCCGCGGCTGGAACCCGGCCATCGCCCTGCAGGCCGAATACTCGCTGCTCGCCCGGACCGTCGAGAACGAACACGTCGCAATGGCGCGCCATCTGGGTTTGGGCATCATGCCGTGGAGCCCGCTGCGCAACGGATTCCTGTCCGGCAAGTTCTCCCGTACGAGGAAGGGCCCGGTCGACGCCACGCGCACGGCAATGACCGGGGAACCCGCCGACAGCGACTACGACGTGATCGACGTTCTGGAAACGGTGGCCGCCGAGGTCGGGGTCAGCCCGGCTGCCGCGGCATTGAGCTGGGTGCAGAACCGGCCGGGCGTCACGTCCACGCTCATCGGCGCGCGGCGGCTGGCGCAGCTGAAGGACAACCTCGACGCCATCGACGTCCGGCTCACGGCCGACCAGACCGCCGCCCTCGACAAGGTTTCCGCGCCGCCGCTGAGTTTTCCCGCGGCATACGAGACATTGGCCCGCGACCTGATGTTCGGCGGCGCGACCGTCGACGGGGTGGCCTCGGAGATGTCGCCGCTGCTGGGCTCGGGTTCCGTCCGCTACTGA